A genome region from Setaria italica strain Yugu1 chromosome III, Setaria_italica_v2.0, whole genome shotgun sequence includes the following:
- the LOC101780100 gene encoding uncharacterized protein LOC101780100, which produces MPPAPRPSPGARGGAATPPSKPQSPLRITHDGGFYARLLTKESSLGNPSFRYYGAGPGAVPFVWESQPGTPKDAYSSSRMLAAGAAAPAITPPPSYHLRGGAAPGHGSRRHGRARGKYCGYKLRWVKVGFIATVFRRLAFGKSCRSSAAAAASVKSSSSTRWLFSGSSATEARDQEYGCGYEPAPPTKRVLCLGIRPSPWLVQFCGGDRKEPGWVYGWRP; this is translated from the coding sequence atgccgCCAGCTCCCCGTCCCAgccccggcgcccgcggcggcgcggcgacgccgCCCAGCAAGCCGCAGAGCCCGCTCCGCATCACGCACGACGGCGGGTTCTACGCGCGCCTGCTCACCAAGGAGTCCTCCCTCGGCAACCCGTCCTTCCGCTACTACGGCGCGGGGCCCGGCGCCGTGCCCTTCGTGTGGGAGTCGCAGCCGGGCACTCCCAAGGACGCCTACTCCTCCTCCCGGATGCtggccgcgggcgccgccgcgccggccatcaCCCCGCCGCCCTCCTACCACCTccgtggcggcgcggcgccgggccACGGCTCCCGGCGCCACGGCAGGGCCCGCGGCAAGTACTGCGGGTACAAGCTCAGGTGGGTCAAGGTCGGCTTCATCGCCACCGtcttccgccgcctcgccttcgGTAAGTCCTGCaggtcctcggcggcggcggcggcgtcggtcaAGTCCTCGTCGTCCACCCGCTGGCTCTTCTCCGGCTCCAGCGCCACCGAAGCCCGCGACCAGGAGTATGGCTGCGGCTAcgagccggcgccgccgacgaagAGGGTGCTCTGCCTCGGCATCCGTCCCAGCCCATGGCTCGTGCAGTTCTGCGGCGGCGACCGCAAGGAGCCCGGCTGGGTGTACGGCTGGCGCCCCTAg